The window CCCTTTGAATGCGGGAAGAAGCGAGGGATGGAGGTTGATGGAGCGGACCTGTGAGGTGAATACGGGGGTGAGAATCCGCATAAAGCCGCACAGCACGACCAGATCGGGCTGATATTCGTCGATGAGTTTTACCAGCGCCGCGTCATAACTTTCGCGGCTCTCATAGTCGCGGTGATCGAGTACGTCGACCGGGATTCCCGCCGCACGGGCTTTGGCGATTCCGCCCGCTTCGGGATTGTTGGTGATGGCGCAGACGATGGCGCAATGTTTGAGGTGAAGTTTGTCGATCAGGTTCGCGAGGTTGGTTCCCTCGCCGCTGAAGAGGGCAACGATTTTTTTCATAAGCGGGTGATTCTTTCTATCAGGTCAAACGGAGTGAGAGCGTAATTATGCCCTTCAAACCCTTTGGCCGCAAGGGTGTGGGCGAGCGAACCCTGCAAGGCGGCATCGAGCGGGTCGTATCCCTGGGCCAGCAATGCGCCGATGAGGCCGCCGAGGACGTCCCCGCTCCCTCCTTTGGCCAACGCGACGGTTCCGTGGGGATTGATAAAAAAGCGGTCGTTGCGGCCGATCACGACGTTAGCTCCTTTAAGAACGAGGACCGCAGCGGGGTAGGCCGCACAAAACTGTTCGGCGTATTCGAAACGGCTTTTTTGGAGCGTCGGCACGTCGATGTCGGCGATGCCGCAGCAGCGGAGTATCTGCGTGAATTCTTTGGGATGGGGGGTCAGGACGATTTGACTTCGTTTGAGGAGTTTTGGGAGGAGCGGATGATAAAAAATATCGGCATCCAGCACCATCGGCAGTTCGTTGCTCAAAAACGTTTCGAGTTCGCCGTCGTCGAATTCGC of the Sulfuricurvum sp. IAE1 genome contains:
- the purN gene encoding phosphoribosylglycinamide formyltransferase codes for the protein MKKIVALFSGEGTNLANLIDKLHLKHCAIVCAITNNPEAGGIAKARAAGIPVDVLDHRDYESRESYDAALVKLIDEYQPDLVVLCGFMRILTPVFTSQVRSINLHPSLLPAFKGARAIERSFESDEKTCGVSVHWVSDELDGGEVIMQKSFVKSENETLESFTAKIRAIEHDILPLSVIALLKEA